A genomic window from Leisingera daeponensis DSM 23529 includes:
- a CDS encoding OmpW/AlkL family protein — protein sequence MKTLIPAAALLTATLTCAPALAQEATGPWSLRLGLAHIGFDESAQIGLGGTTVPGASFETDNDTTLTVSLGYRFNERFSVEGTVGLPPTAALTGTGPLAGVPLGEVTYGPATLTGLYHMPFANGLEAYVGGGVNYTIVFDTEDGTVSDFEVDNAWAPVLQVGLSGAIPDTRAAWFLDAKYIALETKARGTVGGAPATADITLNPTILTAGIAISF from the coding sequence ATGAAGACCCTGATCCCCGCGGCAGCCCTGCTGACCGCAACCCTCACCTGTGCGCCGGCGCTGGCGCAGGAGGCCACCGGCCCCTGGTCGCTGCGCCTTGGGCTGGCGCACATCGGATTTGATGAAAGCGCGCAGATCGGCCTCGGTGGGACGACCGTCCCCGGTGCGAGCTTCGAGACCGACAACGACACCACGCTGACCGTTTCGCTGGGCTACCGTTTCAACGAGCGTTTCTCGGTCGAGGGCACGGTGGGTCTTCCGCCGACCGCCGCCCTCACCGGCACCGGCCCGTTGGCGGGCGTTCCGCTGGGCGAGGTCACCTACGGACCCGCGACCCTGACCGGCCTGTACCACATGCCGTTTGCCAACGGCCTCGAGGCCTATGTCGGTGGCGGGGTGAACTACACCATCGTCTTCGACACGGAAGACGGCACCGTGAGCGACTTCGAGGTCGACAATGCCTGGGCCCCGGTTCTGCAAGTGGGCCTGTCGGGGGCGATCCCAGACACCCGTGCCGCGTGGTTCCTCGACGCGAAGTACATCGCGCTGGAGACCAAGGCGCGCGGCACCGTCGGTGGCGCACCGGCCACGGCAGACATCACGCTGAACCCGACGATCCTCACCGCAGGCATCGCCATCTCGTTCTGA
- a CDS encoding EthD family reductase, giving the protein MYCLCVHYPTPDDPAQFRDHYETRHLPLAERLPGLRSWDLAWPQPLGPDTGAPFCVFRGYFDSAEAMQKALMSEEGTEVAKDVPNYSPKGATMYHFAVTTKALAPA; this is encoded by the coding sequence ATGTACTGCCTGTGCGTGCACTACCCGACCCCCGACGATCCGGCGCAGTTTCGTGACCACTACGAGACCCGTCACTTGCCTCTCGCCGAACGCCTGCCCGGACTGCGGTCCTGGGACTTGGCCTGGCCGCAGCCGCTCGGCCCCGACACCGGTGCGCCCTTCTGTGTCTTTCGCGGCTATTTCGACAGTGCCGAGGCCATGCAAAAGGCCCTGATGAGCGAAGAAGGCACAGAGGTCGCCAAGGACGTGCCGAACTACTCGCCCAAGGGTGCGACGATGTATCACTTCGCCGTCACGACCAAGGCACTGGCCCCCGCCTGA
- a CDS encoding TrbI/VirB10 family protein: MADQTPPDLQDRLDQFSQRGKSKRRGNSLGVGALAAALALGGAGVAYFLATSLQEGDSALETSDVETFQDRRPGTGGRLEFPPDETEQRVNDALIAVEEALDVPAAPSPEPSAEVLAEIAKLREALAVSQAARNSEIQSAVADLREAFDEQKAALEATLAAKETELANLQRQTETRIEGLQAMLDAERAQREGLEAELDREGLIADQRLLEERRRQEEEQRQREAERVAEELLTAQIKSPAVVYADGPRGGQSGAAVADPAAPGTGGPALSGNEPFLQSARPLEVQEAARLTNPERTLTQGSVIQAALQTAINSDLPGSVVAVVSEPVPAFSGDRILIPRGSRLFGQYRSGIEMXQKRILILWTRVLTPDGTSMEIAAVGGDQLGRSGLTGLVDTKFAERFGGAALISVIGAAPAVAAESANNETTSIVLGDVGSDLQDAVGSVIADQVSIAPTIYVDQGASVTVLVDRDVVIY, translated from the coding sequence ATGGCCGATCAAACCCCTCCCGACCTGCAGGACCGCCTCGATCAGTTCAGCCAGCGCGGCAAATCCAAACGCCGCGGCAACAGCCTCGGGGTCGGCGCGCTCGCCGCTGCCCTTGCCCTCGGCGGGGCCGGGGTCGCGTATTTCCTGGCGACCAGTCTGCAAGAGGGGGACAGCGCTCTTGAGACCTCCGATGTCGAGACCTTCCAGGACCGCCGGCCCGGCACCGGCGGGCGGCTGGAGTTTCCTCCTGACGAGACAGAGCAGCGGGTNAATGACGCGCTGATCGCTGTCGAGGAGGCGCTGGACGTGCCCGCAGCCCCTTCCCCGGAACCAAGCGCCGAGGTGCTGGCCGAGATCGCCAAGCTTCGCGAGGCCCTCGCCGTCAGCCAGGCCGCCCGCAACTCGGAAATCCAATCCGCCGTCGCCGACCTGCGCGAAGCCTTCGACGAACAAAAGGCCGCGCTTGAAGCCACACTCGCCGCAAAGGAAACCGAGCTGGCCAACCTGCAGCGCCAGACCGAAACCCGTATCGAGGGGCTGCAGGCCATGCTCGACGCCGAACGTGCGCAGCGCGAGGGGCTCGAGGCCGAGCTCGACCGCGAAGGGCTGATCGCCGATCAGCGCCTGCTCGAAGAACGCCGCCGGCAGGAAGAGGAACAGCGCCAGCGCGAGGCCGAGCGGGTCGCCGAGGAGCTTCTGACCGCGCAGATCAAATCCCCCGCCGTGGTCTATGCCGACGGTCCACGTGGTGGCCAAAGTGGCGCGGCAGTCGCTGATCCGGCGGCCCCTGGCACCGGTGGTCCGGCCCTGTCGGGCAATGAGCCTTTCCTGCAGAGTGCGCGACCGCTCGAGGTGCAGGAGGCCGCCCGCCTCACCAATCCCGAACGCACGCTGACACAAGGATCTGTCATCCAGGCCGCGCTCCAGACCGCCATCAACAGCGATTTGCCGGGTTCTGTTGTCGCGGTCGTCTCCGAGCCGGTTCCGGCGTTTTCCGGGGACCGGATCCTGATCCCCCGGGGCTCCCGCCTTTTTGGCCAATATCGCTCCGGGATCGAAATGCANCAGAAGCGAATCTTGATACTCTGGACCCGCGTCCTGACCCCGGACGGCACCTCGATGGAAATCGCCGCCGTGGGCGGCGATCAGCTCGGTCGCTCGGGGCTCACAGGTCTGGTCGACACCAAGTTCGCCGAACGTTTCGGCGGGGCGGCGCTGATTTCCGTGATCGGGGCGGCGCCTGCCGTGGCGGCGGAGAGTGCCAACAACGAAACGACCAGCATCGTTCTGGGCGATGTCGGCAGCGATCTTCAGGATGCCGTCGGATCGGTCATTGCCGACCAGGTCTCGATCGCACCCACGATCTATGTCGATCAGGGGGCCTCGGTCACCGTGCTCGTCGACCGGGATGTGGTGATTTATTGA
- a CDS encoding type IV secretion system protein: MRQLLLTVAAVTTLGLASPAAAQGVPTFDGSQLGQLVAQLEHMAEDLNVQMQQLATMRLELETQLSQLTNLEAQLTSLIEGSGLGELFATVEEFRALRGKLIAPLNTAQSLASGDFLSGFNPGAELSASVERVLSDSGFTSERLSTLSGSDQPADNRIATSAGASAMLSVAAQESHEEAGQSLERLETMVGLIDDQDGLKAAVDLNTRVTAELGIILTQIWRLEAAQGVSAGQLGVVDAATLADERKFRSMAVDP, from the coding sequence ATGAGACAGCTTCTCCTGACCGTGGCCGCAGTCACCACACTCGGGCTCGCCTCGCCCGCAGCGGCCCAAGGCGTGCCGACCTTTGATGGATCACAGCTTGGTCAGCTCGTGGCACAGCTCGAGCACATGGCCGAGGACCTGAATGTCCAGATGCAGCAGCTCGCGACCATGCGGCTGGAACTGGAAACCCAACTGTCGCAGCTCACAAACCTCGAGGCGCAACTGACTTCTCTTATTGAGGGCAGCGGGCTCGGTGAACTTTTCGCGACGGTCGAAGAATTCCGCGCGCTGCGCGGCAAGCTGATCGCGCCCCTCAATACCGCACAATCTCTGGCCAGCGGCGATTTTCTCAGCGGCTTCAATCCCGGCGCAGAACTCTCCGCCTCGGTCGAGCGGGTTCTTTCGGACAGTGGCTTCACCTCGGAGCGCCTCAGTACGCTTTCGGGATCGGATCAGCCCGCCGACAACCGCATCGCCACCTCGGCCGGGGCCAGCGCCATGTTGTCGGTCGCCGCGCAAGAAAGCCATGAAGAAGCTGGACAGAGCCTCGAGCGGCTCGAGACCATGGTCGGGCTCATCGACGATCAGGACGGGCTGAAAGCTGCGGTCGATCTCAACACCCGCGTCACCGCTGAACTTGGCATCATCCTGACCCAGATCTGGCGGCTTGAAGCGGCGCAAGGCGTCAGCGCCGGCCAGCTTGGCGTCGTCGATGCAGCGACCCTCGCGGATGAGCGCAAGTTCCGGTCGATGGCGGTGGATCCATGA
- a CDS encoding virB8 family protein — protein sequence MKKTVASSSAPDRDAFEADFIYGPRRRERFAWFVAAAGVLVGVAGMVAGASLFPLKSTETFVVVVDKETGEMDRVAAVQALTLSESDAIIQANLVAYVDDRETYDLTDGEQRINSVLDRSDGDAARTLRDLWSSTNEDYPITVYGRDAKIEVVIKSVNQIERGVAQVRFTRTLRRPRDTRTVTRSYVATVGYDFQPETRQRLQDVWANPLGFVVTSYRVDAETLEN from the coding sequence TTGAAGAAGACTGTAGCCAGTTCCTCCGCGCCTGACCGCGACGCGTTTGAGGCGGATTTCATCTACGGGCCTCGGCGGCGCGAGCGTTTCGCCTGGTTCGTCGCAGCTGCAGGCGTCCTGGTTGGCGTCGCCGGCATGGTCGCGGGCGCGAGCCTCTTTCCGCTCAAATCGACCGAGACCTTCGTGGTCGTGGTCGACAAGGAAACCGGCGAGATGGACCGGGTTGCCGCCGTACAGGCGCTGACCCTTTCCGAGAGCGATGCCATCATCCAGGCCAATCTCGTGGCCTATGTCGATGATCGAGAGACCTATGACCTGACCGATGGCGAGCAACGCATCAACTCGGTGCTCGACCGTTCAGATGGCGATGCCGCCCGCACGCTGCGCGATCTCTGGTCCTCCACGAACGAGGACTACCCGATCACCGTCTACGGGCGCGACGCCAAGATCGAGGTGGTGATCAAGTCGGTGAACCAGATTGAGCGCGGCGTGGCCCAGGTCCGCTTCACCCGCACGCTGCGCCGTCCCCGCGACACCCGCACCGTCACCCGATCCTATGTCGCTACCGTTGGTTATGACTTCCAACCTGAAACCCGCCAGCGCCTTCAGGACGTCTGGGCCAACCCCTTGGGCTTCGTGGTGACCTCCTACCGCGTCGACGCCGAGACCCTGGAGAACTGA
- a CDS encoding TrbG/VirB9 family P-type conjugative transfer protein: protein MKSLPALLLALALPVAASAEATPQGGPLDIRIRTAVYDENQVYRIETDLRHSTTIHFGAGERFEAVIVGDTESFQVDPIPELGNVLTIKPHVAQASTNMTVITNRRTYSFHLREGSIPNRTGMFFEVRFRYPDEERRAAGATQPKGYEAPRNYNYRVSGEGDFRPSHIYDDGRYTYFVFPENARQPALFKADDQGRERTVNWTQQGNTVRVLGVNTYWTLRIGDEAICAWRDESAIYVSN, encoded by the coding sequence ATGAAATCCCTGCCCGCGCTCCTTCTGGCGCTTGCCCTTCCTGTTGCCGCATCCGCCGAAGCCACCCCGCAAGGTGGCCCGCTCGACATCCGCATCCGCACCGCCGTCTATGATGAAAACCAGGTCTACCGGATCGAAACCGACTTGCGGCATTCGACGACGATCCATTTCGGGGCCGGGGAGCGGTTCGAGGCGGTGATTGTCGGCGACACCGAAAGCTTCCAGGTCGATCCGATCCCTGAGCTCGGCAATGTGCTCACGATCAAACCGCATGTGGCGCAGGCCTCGACCAACATGACGGTGATCACCAACCGACGCACCTATTCCTTCCATTTGCGCGAAGGTTCGATCCCGAACCGGACCGGCATGTTCTTCGAAGTCCGCTTCCGCTACCCCGACGAGGAACGCCGCGCGGCGGGTGCCACCCAGCCCAAGGGCTATGAGGCCCCGCGCAACTACAACTACCGGGTCTCGGGTGAAGGGGATTTTCGACCCAGCCATATCTACGACGACGGTCGTTATACCTACTTCGTCTTCCCGGAAAACGCCCGTCAGCCCGCCCTCTTCAAGGCCGATGACCAGGGCCGTGAGCGCACCGTGAACTGGACCCAGCAGGGCAACACGGTCCGGGTGCTCGGGGTGAACACCTACTGGACGCTGCGCATCGGCGACGAGGCGATCTGTGCCTGGCGCGACGAGAGCGCGATTTACGTGAGCAACTGA
- a CDS encoding ABC-three component system protein, which translates to MIEFECAIKELPHDTTLSAAGFEDGPKIDPLRLIFTYDSDEWETFVDEWVHSLKEIYADVVRPTGSGDKGIDVAGFMDADCFLGDWDNYQCKHYARPLGFTDIAPEIGKILWYSFCGDYIAPKACFFIAPKGTTPTLDLLLGNASKLKEKVIEGWEKSISKRVTDKQIIELVGDFSKYVNNFDFRIFKAPAARKVIEQHGKTRYHQRRFGGGLPPRPKSEMPPEEVEAHERNYVDRLLEAYADHAGEAQLSLFEITKWKPLNDHLKRSREAFFHAESLRVFVRDKTEPGTFESLQDEIHDGVVDTHDKSHPDGYARVVAVSYRLICNRDSGTGRCHGRQRLCGNPQDRSSQTKKVQARRTCTSRSACADS; encoded by the coding sequence ATGATCGAGTTCGAATGCGCAATTAAGGAACTTCCCCACGATACCACCCTCTCCGCCGCGGGCTTTGAGGACGGCCCAAAGATCGATCCTTTGAGGCTGATCTTCACCTATGACTCCGATGAGTGGGAAACATTCGTCGATGAGTGGGTTCATTCACTGAAGGAGATTTATGCCGACGTGGTTCGCCCGACTGGTTCCGGCGACAAAGGGATCGACGTGGCGGGTTTCATGGATGCCGACTGCTTCTTGGGTGACTGGGACAACTATCAGTGCAAGCACTATGCACGTCCACTTGGCTTCACCGACATCGCGCCAGAGATCGGGAAGATTCTCTGGTACTCGTTCTGCGGCGACTACATAGCACCAAAGGCCTGCTTCTTCATCGCCCCAAAAGGCACAACACCAACTCTCGATCTGCTTTTGGGAAATGCATCCAAGCTAAAGGAAAAAGTCATCGAAGGGTGGGAAAAATCTATTTCCAAAAGGGTGACTGACAAGCAGATTATCGAACTTGTCGGCGATTTCTCGAAATACGTGAACAACTTCGATTTCCGTATCTTCAAGGCTCCTGCAGCACGAAAGGTGATCGAGCAGCATGGCAAGACTCGATATCACCAGAGGCGGTTTGGTGGCGGACTTCCGCCTCGGCCGAAGTCGGAAATGCCCCCCGAGGAAGTCGAAGCCCACGAAAGGAACTATGTAGACCGGTTGCTCGAGGCCTATGCGGACCATGCCGGCGAAGCTCAGTTATCCTTGTTCGAGATCACAAAGTGGAAGCCTCTCAACGACCATCTCAAACGCTCACGTGAAGCTTTTTTTCATGCTGAATCCCTACGTGTGTTCGTTCGCGACAAAACCGAACCCGGCACATTCGAGTCGCTGCAGGATGAGATCCACGATGGCGTCGTTGACACGCATGACAAGTCGCACCCGGACGGCTACGCAAGAGTTGTCGCTGTGTCGTACAGGCTCATCTGCAACCGCGACAGCGGCACGGGCCGGTGCCATGGGCGGCAGCGCCTTTGCGGTAATCCTCAAGATCGGTCGAGCCAGACGAAAAAGGTGCAGGCCAGACGGACCTGCACCAGTCGATCTGCATGCGCAGACAGTTGA
- a CDS encoding ATPase, T2SS/T4P/T4SS family gives MTEAASPTSYLERYLDPFRDLLRRDDVVEIAINPDGKVWIEVAGDATMRHEGQTVDRTTALNMAHTIVGDAKARVSEKNPLVSGKVEYAGRPLRVQVAVPPAIDSGASITIRLFASGSVRDYAPAYLFGKAVSLDALRAEKMKNIASLAEENLEAALQTLVEARLNVLISGGTSTGKTTFARHLLTHVSEHERLITIEDAFELFPGQPNTVALLADRGPGSQRSANALLQASLRMRPDRIIVGELRGAEALTYLEAINTGHGGSVSTIHAETAEFAIDRLAIMVLQAGTPLTFAEVGEYIRKSIDVIVQLGRVDGKRGITEFYLPGGDKRRPDHSLPS, from the coding sequence TTGACTGAGGCAGCATCACCAACCTCTTATCTCGAGCGTTATCTCGACCCGTTCCGCGACCTGCTGAGACGCGATGACGTGGTCGAGATCGCGATCAATCCGGACGGCAAGGTGTGGATCGAGGTCGCGGGCGACGCTACCATGCGCCACGAAGGCCAAACCGTGGATCGCACCACCGCCCTCAACATGGCCCACACCATCGTCGGCGACGCCAAGGCCCGCGTCTCTGAAAAGAACCCGCTCGTCTCCGGCAAGGTGGAATATGCAGGTCGTCCGCTTCGGGTCCAGGTCGCCGTGCCGCCCGCCATCGATAGCGGTGCCTCGATCACGATCCGCCTCTTCGCCTCCGGTAGCGTCCGGGATTACGCCCCCGCCTATCTCTTCGGCAAAGCCGTCTCGCTCGATGCGCTCCGCGCCGAGAAGATGAAAAACATCGCCTCCCTCGCCGAAGAGAACCTTGAGGCCGCGCTGCAAACCCTGGTCGAGGCACGGCTTAACGTCCTGATCAGCGGCGGCACCTCGACTGGCAAGACCACCTTCGCCCGGCACCTTCTGACCCATGTGAGCGAGCACGAGCGGCTGATCACCATCGAAGACGCTTTTGAGCTTTTCCCCGGCCAGCCGAACACCGTCGCCCTCCTGGCCGACCGCGGTCCCGGCTCACAACGCAGCGCCAACGCCCTCCTGCAGGCCTCCCTCCGCATGCGCCCTGACCGGATTATCGTCGGCGAGCTGCGCGGGGCCGAGGCCCTGACCTATCTCGAGGCCATTAACACAGGCCATGGCGGATCAGTCTCCACCATCCACGCCGAAACCGCAGAATTCGCCATCGACCGGCTGGCGATCATGGTGCTGCAGGCCGGCACGCCGCTGACCTTCGCCGAGGTGGGGGAGTACATCCGAAAGTCCATCGATGTGATCGTGCAGCTCGGGCGGGTCGATGGAAAGCGTGGGATCACCGAGTTCTATCTGCCGGGCGGAGACAAACGCCGCCCCGATCACTCTTTGCCAAGTTAG
- the styC gene encoding styrene-oxide isomerase StyC, whose translation MDTTLDSWKPRLRDIMAGNGVLMIFAALVGGLGLWMYVLGGFELLPGVFLEFQLPGSERGWTAAHTGPVMNGLMVIAVAFVMPHLSFSQKWGQIWGWIVMLDGWSNVGFYFFSNFSPNRGLAFAETPTLGGADIFSFLALFPAYVFGVLNMIALIAIGRQAILEAKARRAGHANAAAMKAA comes from the coding sequence ATGGATACCACACTCGACAGCTGGAAGCCGCGCCTGCGGGACATCATGGCCGGAAACGGCGTGCTGATGATCTTTGCCGCGCTGGTCGGCGGACTGGGGCTCTGGATGTACGTTCTGGGCGGCTTCGAGCTGCTGCCGGGCGTCTTCCTCGAATTCCAGTTGCCGGGATCGGAACGTGGCTGGACCGCCGCGCACACCGGGCCGGTGATGAACGGCCTGATGGTCATCGCCGTGGCCTTCGTCATGCCGCACCTGAGCTTTTCGCAGAAGTGGGGTCAGATCTGGGGCTGGATCGTCATGCTCGACGGCTGGTCGAACGTCGGCTTCTACTTCTTCTCGAACTTCTCGCCGAACCGCGGTCTCGCCTTTGCCGAGACGCCCACGCTCGGCGGGGCGGACATCTTCAGCTTTCTCGCGTTGTTCCCGGCCTACGTCTTTGGCGTGCTGAACATGATCGCGCTGATCGCCATCGGTCGGCAGGCGATCCTCGAGGCCAAGGCACGCCGCGCCGGTCACGCAAATGCCGCAGCCATGAAGGCTGCATGA
- a CDS encoding type IV secretion system protein yields MGVIRDILSQVDAAVDTVAQDGFVSSAGVVGDVISAGAALLVVLLGINAVMQLRPLPFGTGFAFGMKVALVGIFAQSWDNFSVIYDIVTQVPDSVGASILALTGSGDEAGVYESLDNMVARITAYGDTIGDRAGWVFGAVLGAIFFVLSAVFAAVTAGIIAFARIVFALMIVIAPFMIVTSLFKPTQSLFEAWTRATIGYALMPVAAAGAAGIIVAIAEAIGDASADPGDVETVSLILPFLVILILSAGIMASVPYIASNLTGVVGIASNAVGLTGLARQGFVNTREYGTGAASRLVTGKSPHELNQMANAGVVKTGELIRQSPGALLSAAKAFRKP; encoded by the coding sequence ATGGGCGTTATTCGCGACATCCTGAGCCAGGTCGACGCCGCGGTGGATACCGTGGCACAGGACGGCTTTGTCTCTTCGGCAGGCGTTGTCGGCGACGTGATCTCCGCCGGGGCCGCGCTCCTCGTCGTGCTCCTCGGGATCAACGCGGTCATGCAACTCCGCCCCCTGCCCTTTGGCACCGGGTTTGCCTTCGGCATGAAGGTCGCACTTGTGGGGATCTTCGCGCAGAGTTGGGATAATTTCAGCGTCATCTATGACATCGTCACGCAGGTGCCCGACTCCGTCGGCGCCTCGATCCTCGCGCTCACCGGCTCGGGCGACGAGGCCGGGGTCTATGAAAGCCTCGACAACATGGTCGCCCGCATCACCGCCTATGGCGACACGATCGGCGACCGCGCAGGCTGGGTCTTTGGCGCGGTCCTGGGCGCGATCTTCTTTGTCCTCTCGGCGGTCTTCGCCGCCGTCACCGCCGGGATCATCGCCTTCGCCCGCATCGTCTTCGCGCTGATGATCGTCATCGCCCCCTTCATGATCGTGACCTCGCTCTTCAAGCCGACCCAATCCCTTTTCGAGGCCTGGACCCGCGCCACCATCGGCTATGCGCTCATGCCGGTCGCCGCCGCAGGCGCGGCGGGCATCATCGTCGCCATCGCCGAGGCCATAGGGGACGCCTCCGCCGATCCGGGCGATGTCGAGACCGTCAGCCTCATCCTGCCCTTCCTCGTGATCCTGATCCTCAGCGCCGGGATCATGGCCTCGGTCCCCTACATCGCCTCCAACCTGACCGGCGTCGTTGGCATTGCCTCCAATGCCGTGGGCCTGACCGGCCTCGCGCGTCAGGGCTTCGTGAACACGCGGGAATACGGCACGGGTGCCGCCTCGCGCCTCGTCACCGGCAAGTCTCCGCACGAGCTGAACCAGATGGCCAATGCGGGCGTGGTGAAAACCGGCGAGTTGATCCGGCAAAGCCCCGGCGCGCTCCTCTCCGCCGCCAAGGCTTTCCGCAAACCCTGA
- a CDS encoding aldehyde dehydrogenase family protein — translation MNTQTPTDTAGFAVLNPSTGEVVGHAPLNSLADLDAAVARAQTAFESWSQTPDAELQAYCEKVAAAIGEHAEELAQLVTREQGKPLNGLGSRWEIGGAQAWAGYTASLKMEAKVLQDSNEGRVELHRKPVGVVGSITPWNFPVMIAVWHILPALRTGNTVVVKPSPNTPLATIRLVEIMQSVLPANVVQVVTGDDRDVNLGAAMSAHEGIRKIVFTGSCATGRRVMQTAAETMKRLTLELGGNDAGIVLPDADPAAIAEGLFWGAFINNGQTCAAMKRLYVHDEIYGAVCENLVAFARQIPVGDGQDESSILGPIQNQMQFDKVARLVDAAKGRGRVLIGGNAGEGLFFPPTIVADLDASDPLVYEEQFGPALPIIRYSDVDEAIAAANASENGLGGSIWTSDIERGRALAGRMECGSVWINKHGAIQPNAPFGGVKQSGVGVEFGEEGLAEYTDIQVVFS, via the coding sequence ATGAACACCCAGACCCCCACCGATACCGCCGGTTTCGCCGTGCTCAACCCCTCGACCGGAGAGGTTGTCGGCCATGCACCACTGAACAGCCTCGCCGATCTCGACGCAGCCGTGGCCCGCGCCCAGACCGCCTTTGAAAGTTGGTCGCAGACCCCGGATGCCGAGCTTCAGGCCTATTGCGAAAAAGTGGCCGCCGCCATCGGAGAACACGCCGAAGAGCTGGCGCAGCTGGTCACGCGCGAGCAGGGCAAGCCCTTGAATGGCCTCGGGTCGCGGTGGGAAATCGGCGGCGCGCAGGCCTGGGCCGGCTATACCGCATCGCTCAAGATGGAGGCAAAGGTGCTTCAGGACAGCAACGAGGGAAGGGTGGAGCTGCACCGCAAGCCGGTGGGGGTCGTGGGCTCGATCACGCCGTGGAACTTCCCCGTCATGATCGCCGTCTGGCACATCCTCCCCGCGCTGCGCACCGGCAATACGGTGGTGGTGAAACCCTCGCCGAACACGCCGCTGGCCACGATCCGCCTGGTGGAGATCATGCAATCCGTGCTGCCCGCGAACGTGGTGCAGGTGGTGACGGGCGACGACCGGGACGTGAACCTCGGCGCAGCCATGTCGGCGCATGAGGGCATCCGCAAGATCGTCTTCACCGGTTCCTGCGCCACCGGCCGCCGCGTCATGCAGACCGCCGCCGAGACCATGAAACGCCTGACGCTGGAGCTGGGCGGCAATGATGCGGGCATCGTCCTGCCCGACGCCGATCCGGCGGCCATTGCCGAGGGGCTTTTCTGGGGCGCCTTCATCAACAACGGCCAAACCTGCGCGGCGATGAAGCGCCTCTATGTGCACGATGAGATCTACGGCGCGGTCTGCGAGAACCTCGTGGCCTTTGCGCGTCAGATCCCCGTTGGCGACGGGCAGGACGAAAGCAGCATCCTCGGCCCGATCCAGAACCAGATGCAGTTCGACAAGGTCGCGCGCCTGGTGGACGCCGCCAAGGGCCGGGGCCGTGTGCTGATCGGCGGCAACGCCGGCGAAGGCCTGTTCTTTCCGCCGACGATCGTCGCCGATCTCGACGCCTCCGACCCGCTGGTCTACGAGGAGCAGTTCGGCCCGGCGCTGCCGATCATCCGCTATTCGGACGTGGACGAGGCCATCGCTGCTGCCAATGCGTCGGAGAACGGGCTTGGCGGGTCGATCTGGACCTCCGATATCGAAAGGGGCCGCGCGCTGGCGGGCCGGATGGAATGCGGCTCCGTCTGGATCAACAAGCACGGCGCAATCCAGCCCAACGCGCCCTTTGGCGGGGTCAAGCAATCCGGCGTCGGAGTCGAATTCGGCGAGGAAGGCCTGGCGGAATACACCGATATCCAAGTGGTGTTTTCCTGA
- a CDS encoding flavin reductase family protein has product MVTVDIFRAALAELAAGVNIVTTEQDGDRRGITATAVTSVCAEPATILACTNMNTGTYAMIRDAGRFAVNILNDSHQGVAETFAGRGGVTGDDRFATGQWSAGEALGLPVLAGATSLECEVSEIVTTGTHAVIFGHVKGASINGIAPLVYHAGAFRGLIDMQARLAS; this is encoded by the coding sequence ATGGTCACCGTAGATATCTTCCGCGCCGCCCTCGCCGAACTGGCCGCAGGCGTCAACATCGTCACAACGGAGCAGGACGGCGACCGCCGCGGCATCACCGCCACCGCCGTCACCTCGGTCTGTGCCGAACCGGCGACCATCCTCGCCTGCACCAACATGAACACCGGCACCTACGCCATGATCCGGGATGCGGGTCGCTTCGCGGTCAACATCCTGAACGACAGCCATCAGGGCGTGGCCGAGACCTTTGCCGGGCGCGGCGGCGTCACCGGCGACGACCGGTTTGCCACGGGCCAGTGGTCCGCGGGCGAGGCCTTGGGGCTGCCGGTTCTCGCAGGGGCCACATCGCTCGAATGCGAGGTGTCGGAGATCGTCACCACGGGCACCCACGCGGTGATCTTTGGCCACGTCAAGGGCGCATCCATCAACGGCATCGCGCCGCTCGTCTATCACGCCGGGGCCTTTCGCGGCCTGATCGACATGCAGGCGCGCCTGGCGAGCTGA